The uncultured Treponema sp. genomic sequence TTGCGCCGATGTTGATTACAGCTACACCGCCAGAAAGTTTTGCAAGGCGTTCCTTGAGCTTTTCCTTGTCGTAGTCAGAAGTTGATTTTTCAATCTGATTCTTGATTTCTGCAACACGGTCAGCGATTGCCTTTTTGTCTCCAGCGCCGTCAACCAAAGTTGTATTGTCCTTGTCGATTTTTACGGATTTTACCTGTCCGAGGTCGGCAAGTTCTGTTGATTCAAGCTTAAGTCCCAAGTCTTTTGTGATTACTTTTCCGCCTGTGAGAATTGCGATGTCCTGAAGCATTTCCTTTCTTCTGTCGCCGAATCCTGGTGCTTTTACAGCGCAGCATTTGAGAGTTCCGCGGATTGAGTTTACAACCAAAGTTGCAAGAGCTTCACCGTCAAGGTCTTCAGAAATGATGATTAAAGGCTTTCCTGTCTGGGCAACTTTTTCAAGAACAGGAAGAAGGTCTTTCATTGTGCTGATTTTTTCATCATAAATGAGAACGTAAGCATCGTTGTAGTTTACTTCCATGCGTTCGCGGTCATTTACAAAGTAAGAAGAGATATATCCGCGGTCGAACTGCATTCCTTCTACAGTTTTTACAGTTGTGTCCATGTTCTTGGATTCTTCAACTGTGATAACGCCGTCTTTTCCGACTTTTTCGATTGCATCTGCAAGGATTTTACCGATTTCCGGGTCGTTGTTTGCAGAAATTGTGGCTACGTGAGTAATATCTTCGTTGCCTTTTACTGCGCGGCTGTTCTTTTTTACTTCTTCAACTGCGATTGCTGTCGCTTTGTCGATTCCGCGTTTGATTTCAATTGGTGTCATTCCTGCTGAAACTGCCTTGAGTCCTTCGCGTACAATTGCGTAGGCAAGAACTGTTGCTGTTGTTGTTCCGTCTCCTGCTACATCGTTTGTCTTTGATGAAACTTCGCGTACAAGCTGTGCTCCCATGTTTTCAAAAGGATCTTTAAGCTCGATTTCTTTTGCAACTGAAACGCCGTCTTTTGTGATTGTTGGTGCGCCGTATTTTTTGTCAAGCATAACCAAGCGTCCGCAAGGTCCTAATGTTACTTTTACTGCGCGGGCAATCTGTTCAACTCCGCTCAGCATTTTTTTGCGTGCATCTTCGCTGTAAACTAACTGTTTAGCCATGATTCTAACTCCTATTTTTATTGGCTGTCTTGAAAAATCTAAAGGCAGCTTAAAAATTTTATTTTATTGCAAATAAAGATACTAAAAATTATGAAAATCGACAATATTTTTGCTAAAACTTTTATTTTTTTGTTTATTTGTCATTTATATAGAAGAAACTTAATTTTTAGTCCAAATGTCGAGTTTTGCTGCTGAATTCGCAAATTGAATGAGCGGGAAGAAAAAGAAAGCGGCAACCGAGCCATTCTGAGCGATGGCAAGCAATTTTAAAGAAAATTGCGCAGTCCGATACCGATAACGCTCAGCCTGGCGAATTGACGCGCTTTTTCTGATAGCTTATTCAATTTTTAATAAAACTTGAAATTTAGACTTTTTAGAATTATTACTTGTTTTTGGGAAAATCTTTGAAAATCACTTGATATTTTCTGTAATTGTATTATAATCATATTTGTAATAATTACAAATTAATCTGCCGGAAACTGGAACTGCCGTTTTTAGCAATTGCAAAAAAAAAAGCAATGGTCTATAATGCTTCCAGTTATTATAGTTGAATTTTTCAATGCAAAGAGGTTTTGAAATGAACATGAGAGCTGAATGGGAAGGTTTTAACCCAAAAGGTTTGTGGACAAGCGAAGTCAATGTTCGCGATTTTATTCAGGCTAACTATACTCAGTATAGCGGCGATGAGTCATTCTTGGCTGGTCCTACAGCTGCCACAAGCAAGTTGTTCGATGAGCTCCAGAAGTTGCAGAAAGCTGAGCATAATAAGAAATGCGTTGGTCTTGACGGAAAGGAAAGATCAGGCGTTCTTGATTTGGATACAGACGTTGTTACTAGCCTTACATCACATCAGGCTGGATATATCTGCCCGGAAGGAAAAGAACTTGAGCAGGTTGTAGGTCTTCAGACAGACAAGCCTCTTAAGAGAGCATTTATGCCTTATGGCGGAATCAGAATGGCTGAGCAGTGCCTTGAAATGTACGGCTACAAGCCAAATCCTGAGCTCCACAGAGTTTTCACAGAATATCACAAGACTCACTCAGACGCTGTATTTGAAGTTTATACTCCGGAAATCAGAAAAGCGCGCAAGGCTCACATTCTTACTGGTTTGCCTGATACTTACGGACGCGGACGCATTGTAGGAGACTACCGCCGTGTTGCTCTTTATGGTATTGACTATCTTATTCAGTGCAAGGAGCAGGACAAGGCTAACTGCGGAAACGGCACAATGACAGATGATGTTATCCGCCTCCGTGAAGAAATTTCTGAGCAGATTAAGGCTCTCAAGGGAATCAAGGCAATGGCCGCGATTTACGGATATGATATTTCAAATCCTGCAAAGAACGCAAAAGAAGCTTTCCAGTGGCTTTACTTTGGCTACCTTGCCGCAATCAAGACACAGAACGGCGCCGCAATGTCTGTAGGACGCATTTCAACATTCCTTGACTGCTACATTGAGCGCGATTTGAAGAAAGGAATCCTTACAGAAGAAAAAGCTCAGGAACTTGTTGATCACATCGTTATGAAGTTCCGCATGGTTCGCTTTGCACGTAT encodes the following:
- the groL gene encoding chaperonin GroEL (60 kDa chaperone family; promotes refolding of misfolded polypeptides especially under stressful conditions; forms two stacked rings of heptamers to form a barrel-shaped 14mer; ends can be capped by GroES; misfolded proteins enter the barrel where they are refolded when GroES binds): MAKQLVYSEDARKKMLSGVEQIARAVKVTLGPCGRLVMLDKKYGAPTITKDGVSVAKEIELKDPFENMGAQLVREVSSKTNDVAGDGTTTATVLAYAIVREGLKAVSAGMTPIEIKRGIDKATAIAVEEVKKNSRAVKGNEDITHVATISANNDPEIGKILADAIEKVGKDGVITVEESKNMDTTVKTVEGMQFDRGYISSYFVNDRERMEVNYNDAYVLIYDEKISTMKDLLPVLEKVAQTGKPLIIISEDLDGEALATLVVNSIRGTLKCCAVKAPGFGDRRKEMLQDIAILTGGKVITKDLGLKLESTELADLGQVKSVKIDKDNTTLVDGAGDKKAIADRVAEIKNQIEKSTSDYDKEKLKERLAKLSGGVAVINIGAITETEMKEKKFRVEDTLAATRAALEEGIVSGGGLALIEASKVLDAEKENLTGDEKVGFQIIKRALEEPIRQIAENAGVDGAVIADKAKTEKKGVGYNAATGEWVDMMEAGIIDPAKVTRCALQNAASVAGMLLTTECAITDIPEPPAPAAPQAGMDGMGGMY